The genomic stretch ACTCGTTCACCTACAACGTCAGCGACGGCACCGGACTGAACAGCGTGGGGACGGTCACCCTCACCGTGGGCGGCGTGAACGACGCACCGGCTGCGGTGGGGGACTCGTACTCCACGAGTGAGGACACTCCCCTCACGGTGTCCGCTCCCGGCGTGGTGGGCAACGACACCGATCCCGACGCCGACACCCTGACCGCGGTCAAGGTCGCCAACCCGGCCCACGGGACCGTCATCGTCAACGCCAGCGGAGCGTTCACGTACGCCGCGGCCGCCAACTACAGCGGCTCCGACTCGTTCACCTACAAGGTCAACGACGGCACCGTCGACTCCAACGTGGCGACGGTGTCCCTCACGGTGACAGCGGTGAACGACGCGCCCGTGGCCGGCGACGACACCGCCGCCACCGCCTACGGCGCGCCGGTCACCGTCGCCGCTCCCGGGGTGCTGGCCAACGACACCGACGTCGAAGGGGACCCCCTCACCGCCGGCTTCGCCTCCACGCCCGCCCACGGCAGCGTGACTCTGGCTGCCAGCGGCTCGTTCACCTACACGCCGTCGGCCGGCTTCAGCGGTTCCGACACCTTCACCTACACCGCCTCCGACGGCCAGGGCGGCACCGACACCGCCACGGTGACGGTGGCGGTGGCGGCGCCCATCGGCCCCACCTACGTGTCGGTCAACGACGTCACGGTGACCGAGGGCAACACCGGGCTGTCGCCCGCCACCGCCGCCACCTTCACCATCACCCGCTCGGGCGACACGGTTGCGTCGACGACGGTGACCTACGCCACCTTGGCCGGCACGGCGGCGGCCACCAAGGACTTCGTGGCCCTCCCCGCCACGGCGGTGACCTTCGGGCCGGGGCAGACGACCAAGACGGTCACGGTGTCGGTCAAGGGTGACACGGTGGACGAGGCGAACGAGACCTTCAGCCTCATTCTGTCCTCGCCCGTCGGCGCCACGTTGTCGGACACCAAGGGCACGGCCACCATCGTCGACGACGAGGGCGCCATTACCGCCGGGCCCAAGACGTTCTTCAGCGTCAACGACCTGTCGGTGACCGAAGGCTCCGCAGCAGTACCCGGCACGGCCACGTTCACCATCACCCGCTCGGGGAGCACCACCAAGAGCTCGACGGTCACCCACGCCACGGCCAACGGCACCGCCGTCAAGGGGTCCGACTACAAGGCCAAGGCGGCCACCACCGTCACCTTCGCCGCCGGGGAGACCACCAAGGTCGTCAGCGTCAAGCTCATCGGCGACGCCGTCGCCGAGGCGGCGGAGACGTTCAACCTGAATTTGTCGGCGCCCACCAACGGGGTCATCTCCGACGCCGCCGGCGTGGCCACCATCGTCGACGACGACTGATCTCCCACCGCGGCGCTCCGGACCGCGCCCCAGGCCCGTTGGGACCGATCCGGGGCGCCCGCACCCATGCCGTTCCTTCGGCATGGTATCAGGGAGTTGTCGTGGTGGTGGTGGCGGCGGCCGTCGTCGTCGTGGTCGACGACGACGACGTCGTCGAGCTGGTGGTGGAGGGAGCGAGGGTGGTCGTGGTCTGTCGTGCCTTGGGCGTCGTGGTCGTCGTCGTTGCGATCGGCTGGGGCAGCGTGACAGCGGTGGTCGTGGTGCTGGTCGCCGGGAGGGACGTGTCGGTGAGGACCATGGTCGTCGACGACGACGTCGACGAGCTTGTCGTCGAATTGCCCGGGGGGACGGCCGCCGGTGCGCCGGCGTCGAGCCGCTTGAGGCCGAGGCTGTCCGGTGTGGCCGTGAACACCTTCTGCTGCGGGAGCCCGTCGACGGCCTGGCGCATGGTGGATGCCCAGATCAACGCCGGGAAGGACCCGCCGGTGACCTTGCGCCCGTGCACATTCGTCATCGGGACGCTGCCCTCGGGATGTCCGACCCACACGGCGGTGGCGAGCTGGGGAACGAACCCCACGAACCAGGCGTCGCCATATTCCTGCGTGGTGCCGGTCTTGCCGGCCTGCGAGCGGCCGATGTCGGCGCCCCTCCCCGTACCCTCGCGGACGACGCGCTCCAGCGCAGCGTTGAGGACGCCGACCTCACGAGGCTCGAAGACCTGTTCCGTCTTCGGTTCGCGCTTGAAGACCTGGTGGCCCTCGCGGTCGAGGATCTCGGTGATGGCGTACGGCTCGGCGTAGACGCCCTTCGCCGCAAAGGTGGCAAAGGCGGCTGCCTGCTCCAGTGGCGTGACGCCCTTGTGCAATCCGCCCAGAGCGATGGCCGGCCGGGCGCCCACGTTCTCGTCCACGTCGGCCACGCCCAGCTCCTCGGCTGTGCGGGTCACCTCGGCCGGGCCCACCTCCAGGATCAGCTGGGCGAAGACCGTGTTGAACGAATGGGCCATTGCCCGATCGAGATCGGAGCGGCCGCCGCCCTCGTCCTCGTAGTTGGCGACCGTGTATCGCTCGCCGCGGTACTCGAGCGTTCTGGGCGACGACGCGTCGAAGGTGGACCGGGGATCGATCCCCTTGGCCACCGCGGCCAGGTAGACGAACGGCTTGAATGACGAGCCCGGCTGACGGCGACCCTGGGACGCCAGATCGAACTTGTTGGTTGCGAAGTCCCGCCCGCCGAAGAGCACCTTGATGGCGCCGTCGCCGGGCACGATGCCGACGACCGCTGCGTTCGGGTCGCCCGGCTCGGGCAGGGCGTCCTGCACCGCCTTGGCCGCGGCCTGGAGGACCTTTGGGTCCAGCGTCGTCTTGATCGTGTAGCCACCGGTGAACAGCCGCTTGCGGCGCGACTCGGGGCTACCGCCCAACTCGTCGAGTCCTGCCGCCTCCCGCTTCACGTACTCGACGAAATGCGGCGCAGCCTGGCCGGTGGTCTCCGCCGGCGGCGCGACCTCGAGGGGAGCGGCGAGGGCCTGCTGGAGCTGATCCTCCTGCAGCCAACCGCGCCGGCGCATGTTGCGCAGCACCTGGTCGCGCCTGGCCGTGACCCGGGCCGGCACCTTGCGGGGATCGAGCGCCTCGGGCGCCTTGATCATTCCGGCCAGGGTCGCCGCCTGGGCCGGGCTCAGCTGCTCGGGGGCAACGGCGAAGTACGACTGGGCCGCAGCGGCCAGCCCGTAGGCGCCATCGCCGAAATACACCTGGTTCAGATAGCGCTCGAGCAGTTGGTCCTTGGTGTACTCGTCCTCGAGACGGACCGCGTACTGCACCTCCCGGAGCTTGCGCAGGTACGTGCGCTCCGAGTTGGTGAAGTTGAGCTTGGCCAGCTGCTGCGTGATGGTGCTCCCGCCCTGCCTGCCACCCTGGGCGTTGCGGAGGAATGCCCGGAAGACGGCCGACGGGTCGATCCCCCCGTGGCTGTAGAAGTTGGCGTCCTCAGCCGCCAGCACGGCCCGCCGCACGTGTTCGGGAAGGGTCGCCAGCCGAACCGGATCCCGTCGCTGGGCGCCGTCCAATTCGGCCAGAACGGTGCCGTCGGCGGCGACGACCCTGCTGCCTTGCGCCAGGTCGTCGAACCCGCTGATGTCGGGTGCAAGTGGCGAGAGGACGAAGAGGACCACCCTGCTCGACACGAGGGCGGCCGTCCGCCGCAACGGCGGGACCGCGCCGATGACCGCCACGGTGACGAGCGTCACAAGCGCGATCCGTCCCCAGGGGAGACTTCGGATGTGCCGCCTGGTCCGACCGTCGGGGCCGGCGGCACGAACCTGCCCGCCGGCCCCCCGGTTCACCGCCGTGATCCGCATCCTGTCAGCGAGCATGCCACCAAGGCGCCTCGGGCAAACCTGCAGGCGCCCGCCGGGGCGAGATGCCCGTCACCATCCCCCGGAAGTCCTCCTCGAGTCCCGGCAGGCCGGTACCCCTGGTGCTCGTCGCCGGCGAGTCGTCAGCCGATGGCGCCCCGCCGCGCCCGTGGTCCCAGCGAGGCCAGGCGATCGCTCCCGTCGAGCGACCGTCGGTGATCATCGTGACGATCCTTCTGCCACGTCACACGGATTCTTGCTGGTCAGCGTGCGTGCGCCCCCTGGGATTCGAACCCAGAACCTGCGGATTAAAGAGAGCGTGCTCAGGCGTGTCGCTGTGTCGCCGCCAGTTTTATCCTGTGCCAGAAAGCTCTGCGAGACAAGGGCTTCGTGGTCTCAGTGGACCTTGCGGCGAAACGGCATGTGACAGCTTGGAATGCGATTGTTGGGATGATTGTTGGGATGCCATGACGGCTGTGACGATGAGACGTGTGACGTTTGAGACGGCACCTCGCCGCCCGGGCGCTTGCTGGGACCGCGGCTCCGCCCCAGCTCCTCCACCGTTTCACGACCACCCACCGATGAACCCGTCCCGGTCGGCTCTCGTCCATGTGGGGGCCGTTGTGCTTCGACGGATCGGATGCCGGGCCCCGGGCGGGGCCGGATTGCGGCATCCGATCGCTGCTCAGCGCCTGCCGTCGCCACGGGATGGGTCAAGGGAGGGGCGTCAGCCCCAGCGAGAGGCGCAGCGCAGCGAAGCCTCGCAGCGGCCCTTGACGCATCACAAGTGGCGATGGCACGAAGCCGACGTCGTCCGACCGGAGAAGCCAGGGCAGGCGCCGGCCCGGGTGGCGCCGACCTGGTCCGGCCTGGTGACACGAACACGTTCGAATGGGCTGGCGATCCGTGGACGCAGGCACGAGCTCGAGATCAGCCGGCGCAGCATCGTCATGCTCACCCCAGGCGCGAACGCGGCGCAACCGTGAGCAGGCCTCGATCTTCCTCGGAGCTGGCGCCAGCTAGGGGATGCAGTACACCTCGCCGGCGATGACGGTGATGTGAGGGCACACCCGGACGGCGACGGTCAGCGTCATCGTCTGGTCGTGGAACCAGCGCACCCCCTCGGTTCCTCCGACGTACTCGCACCGGGTGTTGGTCACGGTGACGGTGACGTTGTACGTGCCTGGCTAGGAGTAGATGTGCCGCCCGCTGTCGGTGAAAGGCGGTATCTGCTGGCCGCAGGTGTACCTCGTCGGGTCCCCGTCGGACCCGGTGCCGTCGCCGTAGTCGATGTGCCACGCGTGGGGTAGGCCGCCCTCGATGTCCTTGACGGTGAGGGAGACCTGAACAGGATCCCGATTGGCTTGGAGAAGCTGGCCATAGGCGCTCCACTCCACCCGCATGGGCAGCTCGGTTCTCGAGACCGTGCAGCCGTAGCCATAGGTCCCCCAGGGATCACCGGCGCAGGGCGGTCGCCCGGTCTCGGCAGGCGATGGTGGTCGCGGCGCACTGGTGGCGACCGCCGTGGTGGTGGTCGGCATGTGTGGGACGGTGCCGGGAACAGTGACCGGGGCCGCCGGCGCCGGCGTGGTGGTGGTCGGCACGCTCGGGGAAGGTTCGGTCTCCGGCAGGCTCAGCACGACCGTGGTGGTGGTCGCCGGCTGGTCGCCGGACAGGACGTGGGTCTGCGCGACTAGGCGGGAGGTGACGGCGGCGGCTCCGGCGGCGCTGGCCACGAGCAGCAGGCAGCCGGCGACGGCCAGCCCGCGGCGGAGCGACCTACGGCCCCGATTGTCCAAGTTCACCATCGACCACGCTCCCCGACGGTGACACTCAGATTCCTGCCCTGTCCCTACCTCCTTCGGCACGTCGGGGAGCCGGGTGAGGCATATACGGGACATTCGCGGGCGCTCCCGACCGCCCCGCGGCGTGGGCTACCGGCTCGGCGACGGGCCTTTTGGGATACGGCGCCGTGAGCGCTCCCGAGGTGATCGCCAAGGGGAGTGGCGTAGGGGCGCTCGGCATGTTGCCGGCTGGCTACAGCCCGAGATCTATGCCGGGGGTGTCCACGGCGACGACCAGGTCGGGGGCGGCCAGCTCGGCCACATGGTCCCAGGCCAGTGACTCGAGGTAGTCCGCCGGGCACGGCCTGATGGCCCTGGCCAGACCGGACTCGCCGACGAAGGCGCCGTCGGCGGGGGAGCGGCCGAGCTCGCGGTGGCGGAACGACTCGATGCGCGCCGCCGCCTCGTGGCGCAGCGAGGGTGGTCCCTGCATCTCCGCCAGGGCGGCGAGGACGTAGGGCGCCGGCCGGAGCGTCGCCTCGGCCACTTTGGCGTCGAGGACGTGGTCGATGAGTTCGAGGCGGTCAGCCAGACGGTTGCGGTCGGGAAGTCGCTGCTCGACGGCGCCGAGGCCCGCCTCAGCCCGGGCCAGTGCCACCTCGGCCACTGCCACCCGGCGCTCTGCCCCGGCCAGGTCCCGCCGGGCCAACTCGATGCTCTGGGCATTGCGCCGCCACCGCCGTGTGTCGCCGAGGGTCGCCACCCGTTGCGCCAGGACCGTTCGCTCGGCGACTGTCTCCTCCAGCCGACGCCTGCATGTCGACATGGCGGCGAGGGCCTCGTCATGCGCGTCCGGCGTCG from Acidimicrobiales bacterium encodes the following:
- a CDS encoding transglycosylase domain-containing protein, translating into MTLVTVAVIGAVPPLRRTAALVSSRVVLFVLSPLAPDISGFDDLAQGSRVVAADGTVLAELDGAQRRDPVRLATLPEHVRRAVLAAEDANFYSHGGIDPSAVFRAFLRNAQGGRQGGSTITQQLAKLNFTNSERTYLRKLREVQYAVRLEDEYTKDQLLERYLNQVYFGDGAYGLAAAAQSYFAVAPEQLSPAQAATLAGMIKAPEALDPRKVPARVTARRDQVLRNMRRRGWLQEDQLQQALAAPLEVAPPAETTGQAAPHFVEYVKREAAGLDELGGSPESRRKRLFTGGYTIKTTLDPKVLQAAAKAVQDALPEPGDPNAAVVGIVPGDGAIKVLFGGRDFATNKFDLASQGRRQPGSSFKPFVYLAAVAKGIDPRSTFDASSPRTLEYRGERYTVANYEDEGGGRSDLDRAMAHSFNTVFAQLILEVGPAEVTRTAEELGVADVDENVGARPAIALGGLHKGVTPLEQAAAFATFAAKGVYAEPYAITEILDREGHQVFKREPKTEQVFEPREVGVLNAALERVVREGTGRGADIGRSQAGKTGTTQEYGDAWFVGFVPQLATAVWVGHPEGSVPMTNVHGRKVTGGSFPALIWASTMRQAVDGLPQQKVFTATPDSLGLKRLDAGAPAAVPPGNSTTSSSTSSSTTMVLTDTSLPATSTTTTAVTLPQPIATTTTTTPKARQTTTTLAPSTTSSTTSSSSTTTTTAAATTTTTTP